GTTATGCTGGCGAGTGGTCGCTGAAGAACCGGCATGTGATTCTCTATTCCGTCTGTATGATTGGCTGTTTGAACCCCCACACTTCTTGGTTTGGCTCAGAAcccggggaagaagaaactGGGGTAAAAAAATTGGACCCGCCCTCGTTTaaccccaactcccaagAAACACGTGCTCTCCGGCAACCCTGACCCGGCAGTCGTCTCATCAAGCACTTACACCACCATGAGACTTGTCCAAAAATGAAGCCGTTCACACTCcttctcaccaccttctcTCTTTTTGTCTCTCCCATCTCGGCAAACACAGAGAAGACGATATTCAttgctcctccagctgtCGACCTCCCGATCAGCGaccaaaccatcaccaccatcctcacttCTCTCAAccgcctcacccccctccccaccaaccaatcCACCCTCCGCACCCTCATCCCGGTATCCttccccacaacctcccacccaaccggGACAGAATCATGGtacctcctccacgacctcACCCCCGCCCAACGCTACGAAGTGCGAATCTGCTGGGCAGCGACTGTaatccccccaccccttaTCCCCCCTTACATCCCCCCTCACTCACTAACAAAGcccccagcaaccaaccTCCTTCGACCTTCAAaccttccccatcaccgagatcccctctctcccctccttaACCTCCTACCTTAATCCCctatccccatcatcatcaccccccaagGACttaaacaacccccctactcggtcctccctccttctcctccgcctcctcgccaaagcagACTtctacaccaccaaccaaaccctCATgtccaacccaccccccgtAGCAGCagacctcatcctcgaccccttcctcctcaacctcctcccccgctcGCTAGCCCCAACAGCAGGGTACATCATCCTGGTAG
This window of the Podospora pseudoanserina strain CBS 124.78 chromosome 3, whole genome shotgun sequence genome carries:
- a CDS encoding hypothetical protein (EggNog:ENOG503P30G) — protein: MKPFTLLLTTFSLFVSPISANTEKTIFIAPPAVDLPISDQTITTILTSLNRLTPLPTNQSTLRTLIPVSFPTTSHPTGTESWYLLHDLTPAQRYEVRICWAATQPTSFDLQTFPITEIPSLPSLTSYLNPLSPSSSPPKDLNNPPTRSSLLLLRLLAKADFYTTNQTLMSNPPPVAADLILDPFLLNLLPRSLAPTAGYIILVAITSWFLARGVSRALSSLIIDSNDCQFTKDEKKTQ